One window of Scyliorhinus canicula chromosome 28, sScyCan1.1, whole genome shotgun sequence genomic DNA carries:
- the LOC119958142 gene encoding zinc finger CCCH domain-containing protein 10-like yields the protein MSENDTDNLVNSGKYEAGKSKQNVCRDFLRNVCNRGKNCRYFHPDDTEASDLADIRNNTDNLVNMGTDEAGKSKQNICRDFLRNLCNRGKNCRYFHPDDIEASDLTDIRNNTDNLVNIGTDEAGKSKLNICRDFLRNLCNRGKNCRFFHPDDTEASNHVDLNDDADNLVNNSKYEASKSKLNVCRDFLRNVCNRGKNCRYFHPDNVEAYNVGDMRHESIFCQYFQNSKCTRENCTFIHGTKGDENYYNKTGKLPAHLQQTVAVTFGLSPSNLPLITKEIPFCRDFLKGKCRRGSKCKFQHLKRDDNDKKSVECVSAQDRELSPETCRYDRLDDLYETERCDYEQHPKRRKVEGLRFEVFDYSTPSLRPRELNFLEEENHMLRKRNEELKKQVSSLMLTNEVLLEQNADLRKQVKLGILKTGADPTQQPTMHTVTNYNHSIVETHTTLSNQTLRSQPISHQELIAQARAHNALCSEALAQSPPRLSASLSAPYAQAMASPVSMAPLAISTPVAVTQSLPGIAMSYTTTQMVSYPNASQSMRFLCRAEES from the coding sequence ATGTCCGAGAACGACACTGATAATTTAGTCAACAGCGGCAAATATGAGGCTGGCAAGAGCAAACAGAATGTTTGCCGAGACTTTCTGCGCAATGTCTGCAACCGTGGTAAGAATTGCAGGTACTTCCACCCAGATGATactgaggcctccgacctcgccGACATAAGGAACAACACTGATAATTTAGTGAACATGGGCACTGATGAGGCTGGTAAAAGCAAACAGAACATTTGCCGAGACTTTCTGCGCAATCTCTGCAATCGTGGTAAGAATTGCAGGTATTTTCACCCAGATGATATTGAGGCTTCTGACCTCACTGACATAAGGAACAACACTGATAATTTAGTGAACATTGGCACTGATGAGGCTGGCAAGAGCAAACTGAACATTTGCCGAGACTTTCTGCGCAATCTCTGCAATCGTGGTAAGAATTGCAGGTTCTTCCACCCAGATGATACTGAGGCCTCCAACCATGTTGATCTAAATGATGATGCTGATAATTTAGTCAATAATAGCAAATATGAGGCTAGCAAGAGCAAACTGAATGTTTGCCGCGACTTTCTGCGCAACGTCTGCAACCGTGGTAAGAATTGCAGGTACTTCCACCCGGACAACGTTGAGGCGTACAATGTGGGTGACATGCGGCATGAATCAATCTTTTGTCAGTACTTTCAGAATAGTAAATGTACCCGGGAGAACTGTACGTTCATTCATGGGACAAAGGGGGATGAAAATTACTACAATAAAACGGGGAAACTTCCTGCTCACTTGCAACAGACAGTGGCTGTGACTTTTGGTCTCTCGCCCTCTAACCTTCCTCTTATTACAAAGGAAATCCCATTCTGCCGGGACTTTCTAAAGGGCAAGTGTCGAAGAGGTTCCAAATGTAAATTCCAGCATTTGAAACGTGATGACAATGATAAAAAAAGTGTAGAATGTGTGTCAGCACAAGATAGGGAACTCTCTCCTGAGACTTGTAGATATGATCGTTTGGATGACCTCTATGAGACTGAGAGATGTGATTATGAACAACATCCGAAAAGGAGAAAGGTCGAGGGCCTGCGGTTTGAAGTGTTTGATTATAGCACTCCTAGTCTGCGCCCGCGTGAACTGAATTTTTTGGAGGAGGAAAATCATATGCTCAGAAAGCGCAATGAAGAACTCAAAAAGCAGGTGTCAAGCCTAATGCTGACCAATGAGGTCCTTCTGGAACAGAATGCAGATTTGCGCAAGCAGGTGAAGTTGGGGATCCTGAAAACCGGGGCTGACCCAACGCAACAACCAACCATGCACACTGTTACCAACTATAACCATAGCATAGTGGAGACTCACACCACCCTGAGCAACCAGACACTGAGGTCACAGCCCATTTCTCATCAAGAATTGATAGCGCAAGCTAGAGCTCACAATGCTTTGTGTTCTGAAGCTTTAGCCCAAAGTCCGCCCCGTCTTAGCGCTTCTCTCTCTGCACCCTATGCCCAGGCGATGGCATCCCCAGTCTCAATGGCACCACTTGCCATCTCTACACCGGTGGCAGTTACACAATCACTGCCAGGGATTGCCATGAGTTATACCACCACTCAAATGGTCAGTTATCCAAATGCTTCACAGAGTATGAGGTTCCTCTGTCGTGCAGAAGAGAGTTGA